GCGCCATGCCCCCGCGTCCGGGGGATGGCTCCCCGTCAATCCACGCTTGCGCTGACGACGGCCTGCTGGGCCCGGAGCTGCTCCAGGTGGCGTCGCCGGCCGTCGGCCACCGCCAGGTGCCAGGCGCCCGCGAGCAGGCCCACCGCCAGACACCCGAGCCAGAGGGCAGGCCCGCCGAAGCGGCCGAGCATCCACCCTCCCACCACGGGCGCCAGGCAGGAGGCCATGCCCCAGGACATGACGTAGGCGCCCTGGTAGCTGCCGCGCAGGTGGGGCGGAGCCAGGTCCGCCACCAGCGACGGAGAGACCGCGGCGCCGAGAATCTCTCCGATGGTCCACACCGCCACGGCGAGCATGGCCAGCAGCACGGTGGTGGGCAGCGCGTGCAGCCCGAAGCCCACGCCCGTGAAGAGGGCGCAGGCGGCGAGCACGGCGGAGCGTCGCCACCGCGGGACGAGGCGCACGACGATGGGCTGCACCAGGACGATGAGCACCCCGTTGACGGCCACCACCTGGCCGAACTCCACCGTGCCCAGCCCATGGGAGGCCAGGTCCAGCGCGAGCGCCGCCTGACCCTGGAAGAAGATGAACGCCACCAGGAAGCTGGGCACCCAGAACGCCATGAAGGTCCTGTCCCGGAAGGGAGCCGGCGAGGGCAGCAGCGAGCGTGAGGGTGTGCGCTGCGGGAGCGTCTCCGGGACCTTGAGCCAGATGACGCAGCCGTAGACGAAGGTGGTGAGCGCATCCACCACGAAGAGGGTGAGGAAGCCGCCCTGGGCAACGAAGCCTCCCAGTGGCAGGGCGATGGCGAAGCCCACGTTCACCACCCAGTAGAGCAGGCCGAAGGCCCGGACCCGGTCCTGGGGCGGCACCACGTCCGAGACGGCGGCGGAGACGGCGGGCCGGTACAGGTCTCCCAGAAGGCCGAGCATGAAGGCGCCGATGCGGATCCACAGGGGGTCTCGGC
The window above is part of the Hyalangium gracile genome. Proteins encoded here:
- a CDS encoding MDR family MFS transporter, producing MVSHPLATLRSRFVEQVRAAVGGLPSTYWILWTGTLVNRLGHFVVPFLALYLTRERGFSEVQAGLVVSLYGAGTMFSGPLGGTLADRLGRRLALGLGLWLAAAAMLFLGFCRDPLWIRIGAFMLGLLGDLYRPAVSAAVSDVVPPQDRVRAFGLLYWVVNVGFAIALPLGGFVAQGGFLTLFVVDALTTFVYGCVIWLKVPETLPQRTPSRSLLPSPAPFRDRTFMAFWVPSFLVAFIFFQGQAALALDLASHGLGTVEFGQVVAVNGVLIVLVQPIVVRLVPRWRRSAVLAACALFTGVGFGLHALPTTVLLAMLAVAVWTIGEILGAAVSPSLVADLAPPHLRGSYQGAYVMSWGMASCLAPVVGGWMLGRFGGPALWLGCLAVGLLAGAWHLAVADGRRRHLEQLRAQQAVVSASVD